DNA sequence from the Fibrobacter sp. genome:
TTCAAAATTTTCCGCAATATTTTCAATGTAGAAGGACGCAAAAATTTCTTTCTCGGCCATGCGCTTTGCCGCAGCCACCTCCATGCCGCCCTTCACCAGGACCCGCATACGATCGTAGGCCAGGTGGGTCAGCAAGTTGATGTTCACCGTCTCTCGATTTTCCAAATCCGTAACCGCATTCAGCGTAATCTGGCTGGTAGATTTCTGACCGGAGACTTCGTTACGGTAATAGCCGTCCGCTTCCAGGAGCGCATATTGGGAAACAAGGTTGATCTCCGCCAGGGAGAATTCGCCAAGGTCGCTCTTGATCTTTCCGGTAAAGCTCTTGCCCGTCTGAATCAGGCCAGCATCCTGCAATTCGTAAAGATGCACCGAGGAACCGTTGAGGAACGGACCCTTCTGGGAAACGCCCGCCACTTCCTTGTCGGTGATGGCGATGCCCTTGGTCTCCTCGCTGGAGCCACCTGTGGTCTTATCCTTGTCATCGCTACCGCAGGCCGCAAGCAAAAGCAGCAGCGCAAGCAGCAGACATTCTAAAATCTCGATAAAATTTTTCGGACGGCGCTTCATTACTTTTCAATCAGTTTCGTCAAGGGGAACATCTGCAAATTTAGTCTATAAATCTGTTCCGTTTCATCGGACTCCGTCGCAATGGCGATAATTCGGCGGCGGCACTTGGCCAGTTCCGTTTCAATCTTTCCATAGACATTCTTGGGAATCCCCAAGGTGATGCCGCTAAAGTGCCGTTCCGATTCCGGCATGCCGTCCAGCGCCTGCAAGGCCAACTGCCCCATCTGACGGTGCATGCATTTTAACGTGGCGGGAACATTCTCGATATCCCCCGTCGAAATGGACTTACCTGTCTGATGATAGACGCCCTTCTTATCTTTTACCACGAGCCCGTGACGCAGCAAAAAATCCAGCGTGTCCGCGACCTCCTGCGCATCAACATGCTGCAGACACTGTTCCGCCATCTTCTCGAAGGACGCCCCCGGCATGGAAGGTGCAAGTTCCCGCAGCACAGGATTTTTCCAGGACTCAAAATAGCTGTAGATGTCGTCATCGATGACATGCACCCGATGCTTCATCCCCAGAGAAACCATCTCCTGAAAGAAAGCCTCCTTCTGGAAAGAATCCTTGGCGTTGTCATACTCCACCATCAGTACAAAGTAACGAAACTTGAAACTCACCAGCTTCATGGCCGTAGCCACCTGGGCGGCCCCCTCTGCAGTCAAACGGGTCTTGCCGTCGCAAACCAACTTAAGGTACGAACCCGAAGCATAGCCCGCAAGAGCCGCAAACTGACGCCACGTAAACTTGGCCTCTTGCTTGCGCTCCTTATAATAATCCAGAATATACTGACGGTAGTCCTGATACTCGATGATCGGTTTCATAAAAGGAAATATAAATCAAAAATCTTCTCTTGCATATTGCTTTTTTGCAATCCAATCATACCTAAACCGATACAAAACCTGAGACTTAAGCTCAGGATGATTATCAAAGAACTCCGGTTCTATATCGTATGAAAAACCGCAATGGAATTCATCATCCCAGTAGTCAGCCTGATTGTCTTCCCTGGTAAAGTCATACTGTCCCAACACCCGGAAAGTCACCGGTTCAACAGCCAGTATGTCGGAGCAATGGCTCCGAAGCGCACCATTTTCAAAAACTACATCATCAAAAATTGTGAGGTCATACCCGCAGTGAAGCCCTTCTTCGCCACCTACAATAGAATAAAGATGCAAAACCAAAATCGCAGGACAGTCGCCACCGTGTGCAGGAAGTACTATCTTACCTGCATAATGGCAACTATTCCCTTCAAGAGCTCCGCCAGACAGCAAGACACTGTTGGGAGCACTGCTAAAATTTGCATGAGCCATCAAATCGTATCGTCCCGTAGGCTTGTCGCAAAACGCAAATGCCGCCAGGAACAAAACAGCCAATATTACACGTTTCATTGGATCTCCTAGTTATAGCGTTATTAATAACGTCAAGGACTTTTGACTACAAAAACGAATACACGGTCCCCATAATTGCCGGCAATAACCTACGGCACATTTTTAATGCCGTAGGTTAATTCAAAAATCAAGTTGAATCCCAGCCAGTAACTAACTCATGAATACTGTAAATAGTTAATGCTGGATCGCATACACTATCAACGCAATGATTACAAGAACAGCAACAACAGCTAACTTGACAAGAAAACTTTTCGTTGCAGATTGAGTTGCTTCAGGATTATCAACACAACGGTCACAAAGATGCGTTCCCAAACCAAAAGTACGCCAATTGGGAGGAATAGAATTTTCACCCCGCGTATTCCAATAATTGCCATCATAGATTTCAGTTTTAAAACCGATTCCCTGCCTATGACAATGATGGCATTCATAATTGACACGAACTTCTCTTGTATCACCTTTAAACGGCATTTTGCATCTCCTTGTCTTTTCAGTTTATTCTGTTGCAGATTATCTGCATTACCTTAATGAAAATTAAATCTGAAAAACACCGTTTTGATATAAATGCAGCCAAGAATCAGCAACAAAGTTCTCTCATAAAACAAGATTTTCCGTTTTAAAAAACAAATCAATCTTCCTGCCAGATAAGGGATCCAACATAGCCATTTTCTAAGTCTTCTTCCGACAGTTTGATTTTACCTTCGCAATAATCCGACGCGTGTCCACGATACGAACTTTTCGCAGGACACGATGAGCTAAACATGAATACATTGCCCGGAGTCCATCTGCTAAAATCAAATAACTCGTTTGTTTTTGAGTCAATCTTTCCAGAGAATACTTTTTTACCGTTTATGGTATAAATAAATGAATAACCACGACGTGAGAAAATTTTCAAGCCGTCCAAGCGAAAAGGATAATTATTCGCTTCGTTGTATCTGGCGGCCAACTGCGATACAAAAGATTTCTCCTTGTGCGAATTCCACTTACATAGACTAGCAAAGGTATTCCGCAGCCATCGGGTAGTCGAGCCTTCAAAATTTTCATGCAACGATATCCGATAAGATAATTCCGCACCATCCAACAGAGGTTCCACCCGGAATTCCGTTTCCATTTTGAACAGCTTTGACGGATGAAAATCCATTTCGTACAAGGCATCAACACAGGCTGTCATAAGGGACCGTTCGTCGTTCACATTCTTCGTCAAGGAAAAACCATTCATCCGAATATCGTTTGTCACCTTGCCATAGAGTTCATCAAACGCGGGGAGTTCAACCTTGTAAAAAGTCTGACAGGTTTCATCCAGCACTTCAGTCAAGGAAATGCTTGCGCACCGGTCGTTTAGCCGTCCGATTCTCTGGGCGTTATTCCACAATTCATCTAGGGCAGCCCTATCTTTGTCGGAGAGATTCGGATCTTTTAGAAGCGACTTTACTTTTTGGCGTTTCGTGGCAAATGTATTGTCCCGGACAATATCCTGAACCTGTTGACTATAGGAAAGGGAAATGCCAAGAATTATTGGAAATAGAGATGATTTCATAAGATATTTCCGCCTAGTTAGAGGGTGCCACGGCGCCTACGCTCTTGCTCGGACACCTAGACAAACAAGTTTGTCTATGCATCGCTCGCAATCGTTTTAGTCCTGGAGACAACGAACCGAGAATCCGTTTGTCTTGTCGAGGTAGTTGACGAGCGCGTAGCCCTCATTGATGCTCAAGTAGTACGCATCGTCGTCATTGTAACCCGTAGAAGACCAAAAGTAGGCGTAACTGCCCAAATTGAGGAACTTCTTGTTGTTGCTGTAGTAGCGGCCAGCGGGGAGAGCAGAGAAGGTCCCTTCACCCCGTACTTCTTTTACTCCATACTCCATACAAATACTTTCTCCCTGTCCGCAGTTACACCGATTATTTCCTCGACATTCCCTAATTGTCGATCCATTCCCATAACTACAACCATACTGTTCACAGACTTGCTCTTCAGATACCCAACTACGTGCCCTAAGTTTTTTTGGTTCATCACCACCCACAGCGCCCAACAAATTTCTAAATTCACCCCTACTCGGCAAATGCCACCCGCTAGGACAGGCCTCCTGCGCATCTTCCCATGTGTACAGGCGACCATACTTACTGCAATTGGTGGCATCATTGTCATAACACATGCTACCGTTCATGTTGTAGTTCAGGTTTTCCGCCATCCAGGTCTCACCATCGGGCATCTTCACCGTCTTATACGTTTTTCCATCGCGAGGATCTCTAAAAGTGCCTGCCATAGCCTCATTCACACAGAACAAAGCCATAACACCCACCAAAACAATCTTCATTGCATTTTTCATTTTTTTTACTCCATGGTTGAAGAGTTGAATCGCCATTTCAGTATTTTATTGTTGATTTTTTCATCACAAATATAAGCAAAAACCTCAAAAACATCACAGATGTCTATGATTTACAAAAGAAAAACCATAGGCTTATAACTTGTATTCCGTCACAATCCTCTGTCAAAATAATAACAGAGGTCTGTATAGCCACCAAAGCTGGTAAATGCTAAAATAGAGGACGCGACGAACTCCCGTCAAATACTTTGCTTTCGGACTTGCAACAGCTCAATGACGACCGCTGCGCAGCCCCGCCGCCAGGCTTCCCACCTCCGGTGGGTGCCTAGTTAGAGGGCGCCACGGCGCCTACGCTCTTGCTCGGACACCTAGACAAACAAGTTTGTCTATGCATCGCTCGCAATCGCTTTAGTCCTGGAGACAACGAACAGAGACCCAACTTGCCTTATAGTAGGGGCCGACGGCCGCTTTGTAGCCATTAACGTACAAGAGGTGGGCGAGGCTGCTACCGTCCTCCGTAGAAGACCAAAAGTTGGCGGCCTCACCAAGGAACGCGAACTTCTCGGCGAAGTGTTCGTAGCGACCGGCAGGGAGCACAGAAAAACCCGACGCATTATCACCAACTTTGGTTGTCCAGTCGTATTTGAAGCGTAAATGTCTTGCTGCAGATTCATCATCTCCGTACGCATCAATGCCCTTAACAAAGGCCAGCAACTTTTCAAAATCAGTCTTCGATGGTAA
Encoded proteins:
- a CDS encoding TIGR02147 family protein; this encodes MKPIIEYQDYRQYILDYYKERKQEAKFTWRQFAALAGYASGSYLKLVCDGKTRLTAEGAAQVATAMKLVSFKFRYFVLMVEYDNAKDSFQKEAFFQEMVSLGMKHRVHVIDDDIYSYFESWKNPVLRELAPSMPGASFEKMAEQCLQHVDAQEVADTLDFLLRHGLVVKDKKGVYHQTGKSISTGDIENVPATLKCMHRQMGQLALQALDGMPESERHFSGITLGIPKNVYGKIETELAKCRRRIIAIATESDETEQIYRLNLQMFPLTKLIEK
- a CDS encoding fibrobacter succinogenes major paralogous domain-containing protein; the encoded protein is MKNAMKIVLVGVMALFCVNEAMAGTFRDPRDGKTYKTVKMPDGETWMAENLNYNMNGSMCYDNDATNCSKYGRLYTWEDAQEACPSGWHLPSRGEFRNLLGAVGGDEPKKLRARSWVSEEQVCEQYGCSYGNGSTIRECRGNNRCNCGQGESICMEYGVKEVRGEGTFSALPAGRYYSNNKKFLNLGSYAYFWSSTGYNDDDAYYLSINEGYALVNYLDKTNGFSVRCLQD